The proteins below come from a single Chiloscyllium punctatum isolate Juve2018m chromosome 20, sChiPun1.3, whole genome shotgun sequence genomic window:
- the LOC140491789 gene encoding permeability factor 2-like yields MVSKVLLCVLSVIVLCLAFAQAQHHQLSQSRCSCIQTIDQLHPSMKISNVKIALKQNFCENVEIIVTLQNGRRKCLNPESEIGKNIINFMESMKKTTKKN; encoded by the exons ATGGTCAGCAAAGTGTTACTCTGTGTGTTATCAGTCATTGTTCTATGTCTGGCATTTGCACAAG CTCAACATCATCAGCTCAGCCAGAGTCGTTGTAGCTGCATCCAAACAATAGACCAATTACATCCTTCAATGAAAATCAGCAATGTTAAAATCGCATTGAAGCAGAACTTTTGTGAAAATGTGGAAATCAT TGTCACCTTGCAGAATGGTAGAAGAAAGTGCTTGAACCCTGAGTCTGAAATTGGAAAGAATATTATTAATTTTATGGAAAG CATGAAGAAAACTACAAAAAAGAACTGA